The nucleotide window CAGGGAGCCCTCAAGGATTTTAACGAGTATTTCGCCCATGAGCCACGAGCCCCACTCAATGTCGGGAACGTTTTTAACGGCATCTATCGCCCCGTCTATGTCTCCCCTCCTGAGCTTTTCGAGTGCTATCGCCCCAAAGGCCAAGGACCTCAGGTAGGGATCGTCTATCGCCCTTCCGAACTCCTCGGCGGTTTCGAAGTCCCCGATCTTGGCGAGATACGTCGCAACCTTCACCAGAACCCTCTCGTTCTCGGCTTTTCGCCCCAGGAACTCCACGATGTTCCTGTATTCGGGAGAGGGCTTTCTCTCAAGCAGGGCGTCTAAGGTGGCCTTGGCAACCCCATCGAATTCCTCAGGGCTCAGACGGATTGAACTCAGGAAGGCTTCAAGCTCACGGGGCCTGTCAATGAGCAGTTTCGAAAGGTAAGAGGCTATGCCTCCCCTGTTGCCGGTTACCGAGTTCAGTATCTCCGCGGCCCCGAGTACATCGCCTCCCTCCACGAGACCCGTCAGAAAGGCCCTCAGGAGGTCCTTCCCCAGCCTTTCCGAGAGCTCCTTGGCAGCCTCGACGAACTTCTCGTAGGTTGCCTTAGGTACTCCGGAATCCCTCAGGCTCTTCGCGGTTTCCTCGAGAGCCGTTTCAAGCCAGTACTCGTTCTCTATCATAGGGAGAAGCGAGAGCACGCTCGCAAACTCTTCCCTGGCCAGATGCCCCCTTATCACCTCAACGATGGCCTGAGATCTCTCGGGTTCACTGGAGAATACGTTGAGAACCTTTCTCGCCATCTGAACGTCTCCCTCTTGAACGAGGCTCCTCACTATCTCAAGGAGCAGTCTGTTTCTCAGGCTCTCATCCTCTATGTCGGTGGCGTAGAGTATGGCGTCCCTTTTCTTTCCAGCCCGCATCGATTCCCGTATGATATCCACGAGGAGGGAATCCTTGACCCTTCCCCTGAGCAGCAGCGCTCCCTCGTAGGCCCTGTGAAGCATGCTCTCCGATAGCTCCTTCACTCCAGCCATGCGAAGGTACCTGGAGGTGGAAACTATAGCCCTGAGTATGAGCACGGGATCGTCTATGTAATCGAGGGAAGAAACGGCAAGCTTAAACGCCTTCACGGACGCCTTGGGTTCGCTTTTGCTCAGAAGGTAACCGAGTCTCGCGAGCGTGAGGGTTCTGACGTAGGGATCGGGGATCGTTTCGGCTATTTTCAGAACCTCCTCGCCAATCCCCGTTTGCGTCCTTTTTTGCATAAAACCCACCAATACTATAAAAGAGCGTTCCAATATTTAATCCTTGCGAATTCAAAGGGACTTATTGGAAAAGCCTCAAACAACGAAAGTTCAACTCATGTCATCGTAAACGACGCTGACCGTCTCTCCGTCGTCGAGGACGACAAAGCTGACCTTGGCCTTTTTGCCGGTTTTCTGGTCAACGACGAGGAAGTCCGGATCCTTGAGGTACTCGCTTCCCGGCATCTTCCAGACGTCGTCGTAGTACTCCCTGAGCTCCCTCAGGAAGAGAGCAGGGTTCTTTCTAATAACGGTCGCCATAACGCATCACCGTTGTTATCTACAACCTTTAAGTATAAAAAGATTTCGGAAAGACAATCGTTAAACAGGGTTTCGACAATCGACGTTATAACTCCCCTGGCCGGGCACAAGGGTTATTAACTCCCGGGCGTCTTTGATTCAGGAGGGGTGAACATGGCACTTGAAAAGCTCGGCAAGGCCCTAAACAGTGCCCTGAGAAAGCTGGCGAGATCGAGCACTGTCGATGAAGCGCTCATAAGGGAGGTCGTTAGGGACATCCAGAGGGCCCTCATTCAGTCCGACGTTAACGTAAGGCTTGTTCTGCAACTGACGAAAAGGATACAGGAGAGGGCCCTCAACGAGAAGCCTCCCGCAGGCGTTAGCCCGAGGGAGCACGTGGTCAAAATAGTCTACGAAGAGCTCACGAAGTTCCTTGGAAAGGAAGCGGTCCCCCTGGAGATCAGGGAAAAACCAACGATACTGCTCACCGTTGGAATCCAGGGATCCGGTAAAACGACGACGATAGCAAAGCTCGCCCGGCACCTTCAGAAGAGGGGCTACAAGGTAGGTCTCGTGTGCACCGACACCTGGCGTCCCGGCGCCTACTACCAGCTCAAGCAGCTGGTCGAGCCCTACAACATAGAGGTCTTCGGCGATCCCAACGAGAAAGACGCCATAAAGCTCGCCAGAGAAGGCGTTGAGCACTTTCGGGAGAAGGGCGTGGACGTCATAATCGTCGATACAGCAGGAAGGCACAAGGAAGAATCCGGGCTCATAGAGGAGATGAAGCAGATAAGCGAGGCCATTAAGCCCCATGAGGTCATCCTGGTCATCGACGGAACGATAGGCCAGCAGGCTTACCATCAGGCCCTCGCCTTCAAGGAGGCCACTCCGATAGGCTCGATAATCGTCACGAAGCTCGACGGTTCGGCCAAGGGCGGAGGGGCACTTTCAGCAGTGGCAGCCACGGGGGCGCCGATAAAGTTCATAGGCGTCGGCGAGAAGATAGACGATCTCGAGCCCTTCGACCCGAAGAGGTTCGTTTCCAGGCTTCTCGGCCTTGGTGACATTCAGGGCCTTCTCGAGAAGATCGAGGAACTCCAGAAGGAGCAGGAGTTCAAGGAGGAGGACGTCGAGAAGTTCCTCAGGGGCAAGTTCAACCTGAAGGACATGTACGCCCAGCTTGAGGCGATGCAGAAGATGGGCCCGCTGAAGCAGATACTCCAGATGATACCCGGCCTCGGTTACTCCCTCCCCGACGACGCCATAAGGGTTGGGGAGGAGAAGCTCAGGCGCTACCGCATCATAATGGACTCCATGACGGAGGAGGAACTCGAGAACCCGGACATAATAAACTACTCCAGGATAAAGAGAATCGCAAGGGGTTCGGGAACGTCAACGCGCGAGGTGAGAGAACTTTTGGCACAGTACAACCAGATGCGAAAAATGTTTAAGAACCTGGACAAAAGAAAGTTAGCAAAGATGGCCAAGAAGTTCAACTTTGGAGGGCTGGGGATATGAAGAAGATGGAGGCGATAATTCTCGTTGTCGCGAGGCCCGGTACGGAGGAGAAGGTCTACGAGAAGCTGAAGGACCACCCCAAGGTCAAGGAGATATACAGGGTCTACGGGGAGTACGACCTGATCCTGAGGGTCGAGGCCGACACGATAGAGGACCTCGACAGGTTCCACGACGAGGTTCTCAGGAAGGTCAGGGAGATAGAGCTGACCGAGACGCTGATCGCGAGCACCTACGGCCTAAAAGAGGGCTGAGGTGGGATCGTGGCCACCGAAGTCAGAAAAACCCTGGTGGCCACGGTCGATCTTTTAACTTTGAACGTCGAGTTAGTCAATCCCGTGAAGTTCAAATGCGTCGAGAACTGCGGGCGCTGCTGCTACGAGCTCGAGATCCCCCTGAGAGATGAGGACGTTGAGGCGATTGAGGAGCTAGGATACAGTGCCTGGGAGTTCGTGGACTACGAAAAGATGTTCTACCGCGGCGACAAGTTCCTCGGCTACGCCCTCAAAA belongs to Thermococcus sp. AM4 and includes:
- a CDS encoding signal recognition particle protein Srp54, whose protein sequence is MALEKLGKALNSALRKLARSSTVDEALIREVVRDIQRALIQSDVNVRLVLQLTKRIQERALNEKPPAGVSPREHVVKIVYEELTKFLGKEAVPLEIREKPTILLTVGIQGSGKTTTIAKLARHLQKRGYKVGLVCTDTWRPGAYYQLKQLVEPYNIEVFGDPNEKDAIKLAREGVEHFREKGVDVIIVDTAGRHKEESGLIEEMKQISEAIKPHEVILVIDGTIGQQAYHQALAFKEATPIGSIIVTKLDGSAKGGGALSAVAATGAPIKFIGVGEKIDDLEPFDPKRFVSRLLGLGDIQGLLEKIEELQKEQEFKEEDVEKFLRGKFNLKDMYAQLEAMQKMGPLKQILQMIPGLGYSLPDDAIRVGEEKLRRYRIIMDSMTEEELENPDIINYSRIKRIARGSGTSTREVRELLAQYNQMRKMFKNLDKRKLAKMAKKFNFGGLGI
- a CDS encoding Lrp/AsnC family transcriptional regulator — encoded protein: MKKMEAIILVVARPGTEEKVYEKLKDHPKVKEIYRVYGEYDLILRVEADTIEDLDRFHDEVLRKVREIELTETLIASTYGLKEG